One segment of Argiope bruennichi chromosome 11, qqArgBrue1.1, whole genome shotgun sequence DNA contains the following:
- the LOC129956938 gene encoding histone H2B produces the protein MPPQASGKAVKKAGKAQKAVRAGDKKKRKKRRKESFAIYIYKVLKQVHPDTGISSKAMSIMNSFVNDIFERIAAESSRLAHYNKRSTITSREIQTAVRLLLPGELAKHAVSEGTKAVTKYTSSK, from the coding sequence ATGCCTCCTCAAGCCTCTGGTAAAGCTGTGAAAAAGGCCGGAAAGGCCCAAAAGGCTGTTCGTGCCGGTGATAAGAAAAAACGCAAGAAGCGTAGGAAGGAATCTTTCGCTATTTACATCTACAAAGTCTTGAAACAGGTCCATCCTGATACCGGTATTTCCAGCAAAGCCATGTCAATCATGAACTCTTTCGTGAATGACATTTTCGAACGTATCGCAGCCGAATCTTCCCGATTAGCTCACTACAACAAAAGGAGCACAATTACCAGTCGGGAAATTCAAACAGCTGTGAGGCTTTTGTTGCCTGGCGAATTGGCCAAGCACGCTGTTTCCGAAGGAACCAAAGCTGTCACCAAGTACACTAGCTCCAAGTAA